One genomic window of Azospirillaceae bacterium includes the following:
- a CDS encoding TolC family protein has protein sequence MTPRPLTTDEHKTRADEALKMVRDRIDPISAPVTLDEAIARAVKYNLDHRLALMDQAIANRQLDVSRWDLLPKLVVDGGLAGRSNELASSSYSVLTGKQSLEPSISSDRRSGTADLQLSWSVLDFGVSYYQARQNGDRALATAEKRRSAVNAIVQQVRAAYWQAVAAERIGSRIDPVLADARAALVDAREVERQRLKPPLEALRYEKSTIEVIRQLENLQADLALAKTQLAALMGLPPGQTYQLALPENPTALPELKTPVAELERTALINRPELREQAYNRRIATDEVHKAFLKLFPNLTISGGLDYDSNSFLVNQRWAEGGLRMSWGLLNLLSGDDFMGLAETQRDQTEVRNLALSMAVLTQVNVAWQQLGRARTQYLEATELDGIEGRIYDQVLVQQQNNTESKVERVRAAGARIVAELSKARAYADMQNALASLYVSVGIDPLPQAVPDYSLKTLITTVSAVNHQIDAGMFGAAESADAPPPVLDDPGKGLTTSP, from the coding sequence GTGACCCCCCGCCCCCTGACCACGGATGAGCACAAGACCCGCGCCGATGAGGCGCTGAAGATGGTGCGCGACCGCATCGACCCGATATCGGCGCCGGTGACCCTGGATGAAGCCATCGCCCGCGCGGTCAAGTACAACCTGGACCACCGGCTGGCGCTGATGGACCAGGCCATCGCCAACCGCCAGCTGGACGTGTCGCGCTGGGACCTGCTGCCCAAGCTGGTGGTGGATGGCGGCCTGGCGGGACGCAGCAACGAGCTGGCCTCGTCCTCCTACTCCGTGCTGACCGGCAAGCAGTCGCTGGAACCCTCCATCTCGTCCGACCGGCGCAGCGGCACCGCCGACCTGCAGCTGAGCTGGAGCGTCCTGGACTTCGGCGTCAGTTATTACCAGGCACGGCAGAACGGCGACCGGGCCTTGGCCACGGCGGAAAAGCGCCGCTCGGCCGTCAACGCCATCGTGCAGCAGGTGCGCGCCGCCTATTGGCAGGCGGTGGCGGCGGAGCGGATCGGCAGCCGCATCGACCCCGTGCTGGCCGACGCCCGCGCCGCCCTGGTCGACGCCCGCGAGGTGGAACGCCAGCGCCTGAAGCCGCCGCTGGAAGCCCTGCGGTATGAAAAGTCGACCATCGAGGTCATCCGCCAGCTGGAAAACCTGCAAGCCGACCTGGCCCTGGCCAAGACGCAGCTGGCGGCCCTGATGGGCCTGCCCCCGGGCCAGACCTATCAGCTGGCGCTGCCGGAAAACCCCACCGCCCTGCCGGAACTGAAGACCCCGGTGGCGGAGTTGGAGCGGACGGCCCTGATCAACCGGCCGGAACTGCGCGAGCAGGCCTACAACCGCCGCATCGCGACGGATGAGGTGCACAAGGCCTTCCTGAAGCTGTTCCCCAACCTGACCATCTCCGGCGGGCTGGATTACGACAGCAATTCCTTCCTGGTGAACCAGCGCTGGGCCGAGGGCGGCCTGCGCATGTCGTGGGGCCTGTTGAACCTGCTGTCGGGCGACGACTTCATGGGCCTGGCGGAAACGCAGCGCGACCAGACGGAAGTGCGCAACCTGGCCCTGTCCATGGCCGTTCTGACCCAGGTGAACGTGGCCTGGCAGCAGCTGGGCCGGGCGCGGACGCAATACCTGGAGGCGACGGAACTGGATGGCATCGAGGGCCGTATCTACGACCAGGTGCTGGTGCAGCAGCAGAACAACACCGAAAGCAAGGTGGAGCGCGTGCGCGCCGCCGGCGCCCGCATCGTGGCGGAACTGAGCAAGGCCCGTGCCTACGCCGACATGCAGAACGCGCTGGCGTCGCTGTACGTTTCCGTCGGCATCGACCCCCTGCCCCAGGCGGTGCCCGACTATTCGCTGAAGACGCTGATCACGACGGTGTCGGCGGTGAACCACCAGATCGACGCCGGCATGTTCGGGGCCGCAGAATCGGCCGACGCCCCGCCGCCGGTGCTGGATGACCCCGGCAAAGGCCTGACCACCTCACCCTAA
- a CDS encoding efflux RND transporter periplasmic adaptor subunit has protein sequence MSVALSPIRFRLITACVTVLLGIALFDGVAGAADTAPEIRAQLVPKRSTILSAEVAAQISELPLREGDSFAEGQRLVAFDCGVQRARLAHAAAQETATRKAYEVKSKLNALNSIGALELETAAAEHAVAEADLQMAKVITSHCVISAPFAGRMGPMEVKRYQSVAEGQKLMEILDPSELEAEMLVPSSWLKWLKPGYALEIGIEETGRKYPAKVSRLSPRIDPVSQSIRVFAVIDGKFPDLLPGMSGRALLSAPN, from the coding sequence GTGAGCGTCGCCTTGTCCCCCATCCGGTTCCGCCTGATCACCGCCTGCGTCACAGTCCTGCTGGGCATCGCCCTTTTCGATGGGGTCGCCGGGGCGGCCGACACGGCGCCCGAAATCCGGGCGCAGCTGGTGCCCAAGCGCAGCACCATACTGTCGGCCGAAGTGGCGGCGCAGATATCGGAACTGCCCCTGCGTGAGGGCGACAGCTTCGCCGAGGGGCAGAGGCTGGTGGCCTTCGATTGCGGCGTGCAGCGTGCCCGCCTGGCCCATGCGGCGGCGCAGGAAACGGCGACGCGCAAGGCCTATGAGGTCAAGAGCAAGCTGAACGCCCTGAATTCCATCGGCGCGCTGGAGCTGGAGACGGCGGCGGCGGAACATGCGGTGGCCGAGGCCGATTTGCAGATGGCCAAGGTGATCACCTCCCACTGCGTCATCAGCGCCCCCTTCGCCGGCCGCATGGGCCCGATGGAGGTAAAACGCTATCAATCGGTGGCGGAAGGGCAGAAACTGATGGAGATCCTGGATCCGTCGGAGTTGGAGGCCGAAATGCTGGTGCCTTCGTCCTGGCTGAAATGGCTGAAGCCTGGGTACGCCTTGGAAATCGGCATCGAGGAGACGGGCCGGAAGTATCCGGCCAAGGTGTCGCGCCTGTCGCCGCGCATCGACCCGGTGTCGCAATCCATCCGCGTGTTCGCCGTCATCGACGGCAAGTTTCCGGACCTGCTGCCGGGCATGAGCGGCCGCGCCCTGCTGTCCGCACCGAACTGA
- a CDS encoding HlyD family efflux transporter periplasmic adaptor subunit — protein MTVTPIHQSGPGQPGPAQPDAAELAGRQLFGLTTLLQLQKRARHVRSEQELGFLMVNDTFGLVRYRQALAWRRAERGEGAVLAVSGLSSADADSPYARYACRLLSAHGDPTAITALSSAGLPADLAAEWPDYLPAHGLWLPLTAPDERRLGGLLLAREEPWTDADRVLLENLGDAYAHAWGALAKQQRRWHRDAARLKSLRTLGYAAAALVALSLFPIRLSALAPAEVIPQAPTVVRAPFDGVVDKFLVTPNQPVVEDQPLFQLDPVRLQNRLDVANAALEAADAEYRQTAQQAVFDEKAKAQLVVLQGKRDQAAAEVTYVQDLMKRVVVRAPRAGLAVFADVNDWIGKPVTQGERVLTVAEPKDVELEIKLPVADAIAMDVGDPVSLFLNIDPQHPLDATIRLAAYQPEVGTDGVAAYRLKAKFDGAQAPVRIGLQGTAKIYGQRTTLFYYLFRRPLAALRQRLGV, from the coding sequence ATGACCGTCACCCCCATCCACCAGTCCGGCCCGGGGCAGCCGGGGCCAGCCCAGCCCGACGCCGCCGAGCTGGCCGGCCGGCAGCTGTTCGGCCTGACCACCCTGTTGCAGCTGCAGAAGCGCGCCCGCCATGTGCGCAGCGAGCAGGAACTGGGCTTCCTGATGGTCAACGACACCTTCGGCCTGGTGCGCTATCGCCAGGCACTGGCCTGGCGCCGGGCGGAGCGGGGCGAGGGTGCGGTGCTGGCCGTGTCCGGCCTGTCATCGGCCGACGCCGACAGCCCCTATGCCCGTTATGCCTGCCGCCTGCTGTCGGCCCATGGCGACCCGACGGCGATCACGGCGTTGAGCAGCGCCGGCCTGCCGGCGGACCTGGCGGCCGAGTGGCCCGACTATCTGCCCGCCCACGGCCTGTGGCTGCCGCTGACGGCGCCGGATGAGCGCCGGCTGGGCGGCCTGCTGCTGGCGCGGGAGGAGCCGTGGACCGACGCCGACCGTGTGCTGCTGGAAAACCTGGGCGACGCCTACGCCCATGCCTGGGGGGCGCTGGCCAAGCAGCAGCGCCGCTGGCACCGCGACGCCGCCCGGCTGAAGTCCCTGCGCACCCTGGGGTACGCGGCCGCGGCACTGGTGGCCCTGTCGCTGTTCCCCATCCGCCTGTCGGCCCTGGCCCCGGCCGAGGTCATTCCCCAGGCGCCCACGGTGGTCCGCGCCCCCTTCGACGGCGTGGTCGACAAGTTCCTGGTGACACCCAACCAGCCGGTGGTGGAGGACCAGCCGCTGTTCCAGCTGGACCCCGTGCGCCTGCAGAACCGGCTGGACGTCGCCAACGCGGCGCTGGAGGCGGCGGATGCGGAATACCGCCAGACGGCGCAGCAGGCGGTGTTCGATGAGAAGGCCAAGGCGCAGCTGGTCGTCCTGCAAGGCAAGCGCGACCAGGCGGCGGCCGAGGTCACCTATGTCCAGGATTTGATGAAACGCGTCGTGGTGCGGGCACCGCGCGCCGGCCTGGCGGTATTCGCCGACGTCAACGACTGGATCGGCAAGCCCGTCACCCAGGGCGAACGCGTGCTGACCGTGGCCGAGCCCAAGGACGTGGAACTGGAGATCAAGCTGCCGGTGGCCGACGCCATCGCCATGGACGTGGGCGACCCCGTGTCGCTGTTCCTGAACATCGATCCACAGCATCCGCTGGACGCCACCATCCGCCTGGCCGCCTATCAGCCCGAGGTGGGCACGGACGGCGTCGCCGCATACCGCCTGAAGGCCAAGTTCGACGGGGCCCAGGCCCCCGTGCGCATCGGCCTGCAAGGCACGGCCAAGATCTACGGCCAGCGCACCACCCTGTTCTACTACCTGTTCCGGCGGCCCTTGGCGGCCCTGCGCCAACGCCTGGGCGTCTGA
- a CDS encoding HlyD family secretion protein — protein MLFRLSSPDLDYKLASQRIKIDTLKWESTYRGTVVDPRRQRQAAQELETATAELRGLEAEKSRLTITAPYAGVMAEVAEPLSPGEWLPARERLGLLLDPAHPMIEAYVREADLHRVAVGDEGRFRPDQSVTGAMDGRIQDIDDTSTRVLTRRYLASPFGGDIAAREDSQHQMVPEESLYRVLVTPAKDAAPASLQRGRVTLEGARESLVGSLWRRLVSILLREGGF, from the coding sequence GTGCTGTTCCGCCTGTCATCCCCAGACCTGGATTACAAACTGGCCAGCCAGCGCATCAAGATCGACACCCTGAAGTGGGAAAGCACCTATCGCGGCACGGTGGTCGATCCCCGGCGCCAGCGCCAGGCGGCGCAGGAGCTGGAGACGGCGACGGCCGAGTTGCGCGGGCTGGAAGCGGAGAAATCCCGCCTCACCATCACCGCGCCCTACGCCGGCGTGATGGCCGAGGTGGCGGAGCCGCTGTCGCCCGGCGAATGGCTGCCGGCCCGCGAACGGCTGGGCCTGTTGCTGGACCCGGCGCACCCGATGATCGAGGCCTATGTGCGCGAGGCCGACCTGCACCGGGTGGCGGTGGGCGATGAGGGCCGCTTCCGTCCCGACCAGAGCGTGACCGGCGCCATGGACGGCCGCATCCAGGACATCGACGACACCAGCACCCGGGTGCTGACCCGCCGCTATCTGGCCAGCCCCTTCGGCGGCGACATCGCCGCGCGCGAGGATAGCCAGCACCAGATGGTGCCGGAGGAATCGCTGTACCGCGTGCTGGTCACCCCGGCCAAGGACGCCGCCCCCGCCAGCCTGCAGCGTGGCCGCGTCACCCTGGAGGGTGCCCGCGAAAGCCTGGTGGGCAGCCTGTGGCGACGCCTGGTGTCCATCTTGCTGCGCGAGGGCGGGTTCTAA
- a CDS encoding nucleotidyl transferase AbiEii/AbiGii toxin family protein gives MPPTPPGSPKWRPSAWDVLLRRTLSLIDTLPDGTTWSFGGGTALAVHYGHRISFDIDVFVGSSDVIRALTPHRNPVTKAMLGGRPHEYPGNYLKLVFAEGEIDFIAAGRRTDDAVMDWSFEGRAVPLETPWEIAVKKMFHRPSNFKIRDVFDLAAVIDHHPQQLKAVLPEVADRAPRLIDRIDLLRSVYEAQANSDVQHDAHGAEICHGRRH, from the coding sequence ATGCCGCCAACGCCGCCTGGGTCACCGAAATGGCGGCCCTCAGCCTGGGACGTTCTGCTGCGTCGAACCCTGTCGCTGATCGACACCCTTCCTGACGGCACCACCTGGAGCTTCGGGGGCGGCACAGCGCTGGCCGTCCATTATGGTCACCGGATCAGCTTCGACATTGATGTTTTTGTCGGGTCCAGCGATGTCATCCGTGCCCTTACGCCGCACCGCAACCCGGTGACGAAAGCGATGTTGGGGGGACGGCCTCACGAATATCCCGGCAACTATTTGAAGCTGGTGTTCGCCGAAGGGGAAATCGACTTCATCGCCGCCGGCCGCCGCACAGATGATGCCGTGATGGATTGGTCATTCGAGGGGCGCGCGGTTCCCCTTGAGACGCCGTGGGAAATCGCGGTCAAGAAAATGTTCCACCGTCCGTCCAATTTTAAAATACGCGACGTGTTCGATTTGGCGGCGGTGATCGATCATCATCCCCAGCAATTGAAAGCGGTCCTGCCCGAGGTGGCGGACCGTGCTCCACGGCTGATTGATCGCATTGATCTTCTGCGGTCGGTTTATGAGGCTCAGGCAAACAGTGACGTGCAACACGACGCCCACGGGGCAGAAATATGCCACGGCCGGCGCCATTGA
- a CDS encoding IS5 family transposase, which yields MWTDTTRRQYRRDHLKYASDLTNEEWDVLCPALPVAYRRGRPREVELRSVVEAIFYVLEGGCAWRMLPDSFPPRTTVQRYFYTWRNDGTWKRVNHLLLMRARERMGREASPSAGVIDSQSAKTTEAGGVRGYDAGKKVKGRKRHIITDTNGLLVGAVVHGADIQDRDGAPSVLASIRAAFPWLRHVFADGGYAGDKLETALATMGNWTLEIIKRSDTAQGFVVLPKRWVVERTFAWLGRNRRLAKDFERGTDTATAWIFTASVKLLTRRLART from the coding sequence ATGTGGACTGATACCACCCGTCGTCAGTATCGGCGGGATCATCTGAAGTATGCAAGCGATCTGACGAACGAAGAATGGGACGTCCTGTGCCCGGCGCTTCCTGTCGCGTACCGGCGGGGCCGTCCGCGTGAGGTGGAGCTACGGTCGGTGGTGGAGGCGATTTTCTACGTGCTGGAGGGCGGATGCGCGTGGCGGATGCTGCCGGACAGCTTTCCGCCGCGGACAACGGTACAGCGTTACTTCTACACTTGGCGGAACGACGGGACGTGGAAGCGGGTGAACCATCTGCTGCTGATGCGTGCGCGGGAAAGGATGGGCCGCGAGGCCAGCCCCAGCGCCGGGGTGATCGACAGCCAATCGGCCAAGACCACGGAGGCCGGTGGCGTGCGTGGGTATGACGCAGGCAAGAAGGTGAAAGGCCGCAAACGCCATATCATCACGGATACCAATGGGTTACTGGTTGGTGCGGTTGTTCATGGCGCCGATATCCAGGACCGCGATGGCGCTCCTTCGGTACTGGCTTCGATCCGCGCCGCGTTCCCGTGGCTGCGGCATGTCTTCGCCGATGGCGGCTACGCGGGCGACAAGTTGGAGACCGCCCTGGCCACCATGGGTAATTGGACCCTGGAGATCATCAAGCGATCCGACACCGCCCAGGGCTTCGTCGTCCTGCCCAAGCGCTGGGTGGTGGAACGGACCTTCGCCTGGTTGGGCCGGAATCGCCGCCTCGCCAAGGACTTCGAACGGGGAACCGACACCGCAACGGCTTGGATCTTCACTGCCAGCGTCAAGCTCCTCACCAGGAGATTGGCAAGGACATAA
- a CDS encoding quinoprotein dehydrogenase-associated SoxYZ-like carrier, with the protein MTPRLFALATLMLGLVLQPAFAETDAEAAARWQDLRQALFAGHDLAPAAKGQIALEAPDRALDAALVPVTLTLDAGLAVKALYLVVDNNPSPLVGTFHFGPAAVPRQVKTRIRVDAYTNLHAVVETADGHWYVTERYVKAAGGCSAPATKDAQLAMERLGQMRLRTVPPADGLPAGVVTAQLLISHPNYNGMQMDQVTRMYTPARYIRDVTVKSGGALVFTLDADISLSEDPAITFSYRPQGTAALAVTVRDSTDATFSHSFQGDDRG; encoded by the coding sequence ATGACGCCGCGCCTATTCGCCCTTGCAACGCTTATGCTGGGCTTGGTGCTCCAGCCGGCCTTCGCCGAAACGGACGCCGAAGCCGCCGCCCGCTGGCAGGATCTGCGCCAGGCCCTGTTCGCGGGGCACGACCTGGCACCGGCGGCCAAGGGGCAGATCGCACTGGAGGCGCCGGACAGGGCCCTGGACGCGGCCCTGGTGCCGGTAACCCTGACCCTGGACGCGGGCTTGGCGGTCAAGGCACTGTACCTGGTGGTGGACAACAACCCGTCGCCCCTGGTCGGCACCTTTCATTTCGGTCCCGCCGCCGTGCCGCGCCAGGTGAAGACCCGCATCCGGGTGGATGCCTACACCAACCTGCACGCCGTGGTGGAGACGGCGGACGGCCACTGGTACGTGACCGAACGCTACGTCAAGGCGGCTGGCGGCTGTTCCGCCCCGGCCACCAAGGATGCCCAGCTGGCCATGGAACGGCTGGGCCAGATGCGGCTGAGGACGGTGCCGCCGGCGGACGGCCTGCCCGCCGGCGTGGTCACCGCCCAGCTGCTGATCAGCCACCCCAATTACAACGGCATGCAGATGGACCAGGTGACGCGGATGTACACGCCGGCGCGCTACATCCGCGACGTCACGGTCAAAAGCGGCGGAGCCCTGGTGTTCACCCTGGATGCCGACATCTCCCTCAGCGAGGACCCCGCCATCACCTTCAGTTACCGCCCCCAAGGCACGGCGGCCCTGGCGGTGACGGTGCGCGACAGCACCGACGCCACCTTTAGCCATTCTTTCCAGGGTGATGACAGGGGTTAA